In the Sulfitobacter pacificus genome, one interval contains:
- a CDS encoding GNAT family N-acetyltransferase: protein MSAQSIEIRLIGTIAEIGQADWDACACPETADGSPPIDPFTTYRFLSALEESGSVGPGTGWQQQHLAAFIEGQLIAVAPLYAKMHSQGEYVFDHNWAHALERAGGSYYPKLQIAVPHTPATGRRFLTRPGFEQVGTQALIQGAVQVTENNNLSSVHITFCTQEEARVGEEMGLMIRKGQQFHWRNDSYADFDGFLASLNARKRKNIRKERAQAQGFGGDIHSFTGDQIQPEHWDAFWRFYQDTGARKWGTPYLTRQFFDIAQDTLRDDMVLVLAQRDGQWVAGALNFIGADTLYGRYWGCVEHHPCLHFELCYYQAIDIAIARGLATVEAGAQGEHKLARGYLPTATWSLHWMRDEGFARAVGDYLQAERDAVDQEIEILTEYGPFKRARVEEQE, encoded by the coding sequence ATGAGTGCGCAGAGCATCGAAATCAGGTTGATCGGCACCATTGCCGAAATCGGCCAAGCGGATTGGGATGCCTGTGCCTGCCCCGAAACGGCGGATGGCAGCCCGCCGATTGATCCTTTCACAACCTATCGCTTTTTATCAGCGCTGGAGGAAAGCGGCAGCGTCGGGCCGGGCACCGGCTGGCAGCAGCAGCATTTGGCGGCCTTTATCGAAGGGCAGTTGATCGCCGTTGCACCGCTTTATGCCAAGATGCACTCACAGGGCGAATATGTCTTTGATCACAACTGGGCCCATGCGCTGGAACGGGCGGGCGGCAGTTATTACCCGAAGTTGCAGATTGCGGTGCCTCATACCCCTGCCACCGGTCGGCGGTTCCTGACACGCCCCGGCTTTGAACAGGTGGGCACACAGGCGCTGATTCAGGGTGCAGTTCAGGTGACGGAAAACAACAACCTGTCTTCGGTTCACATTACCTTTTGTACACAGGAAGAGGCGCGGGTTGGCGAAGAGATGGGGCTGATGATCCGCAAGGGGCAGCAGTTTCACTGGCGCAATGACAGCTATGCGGATTTTGACGGGTTTCTGGCCAGTCTCAACGCCCGCAAACGAAAGAACATTCGCAAGGAACGGGCGCAGGCGCAGGGGTTCGGCGGGGATATCCACAGCTTTACCGGTGATCAGATACAGCCTGAACACTGGGACGCCTTCTGGCGATTTTATCAGGATACCGGTGCGCGCAAATGGGGCACCCCGTACCTCACCCGCCAGTTTTTTGATATTGCACAGGACACCCTGCGCGACGACATGGTTTTGGTGCTGGCGCAGCGGGACGGGCAATGGGTTGCCGGTGCGTTGAATTTTATCGGCGCCGATACGCTCTATGGTCGCTACTGGGGCTGTGTGGAGCATCATCCCTGCTTGCATTTTGAGCTGTGTTACTATCAAGCCATCGACATCGCGATTGCCAGAGGGTTGGCAACCGTAGAGGCGGGCGCACAGGGCGAACATAAACTTGCCCGTGGGTATCTGCCGACGGCGACCTGGTCGCTGCATTGGATGCGCGACGAAGGGTTCGCACGGGCGGTAGGGGATTACTTGCAGGCCGAACGGGATGCGGTGGATCAGGAAATTGAGATTTTGACAGAATACGGGCCGTTCAAACGCGCCCGAGTTGAGGAGCAGGAATGA
- a CDS encoding mechanosensitive ion channel family protein, giving the protein MDSMLTTEIWQGKSLADLLTLEFLASAAGSILGAIVILLLGWIVSAWLQRRVANLGRKNKHLDEMLFDFLASIVRYVVLGFTLLFVLNTFGVQTTSVVAVIGAAGLAIGLALQGTLSNVAAGVMLILFRPIKIGDFVEVADEMGTVKQINLNFTELADLSNVQVIVPNSEVWGNVITNYSTNDKRRAEWTFGVGYGANLKDAETIIRDTIMADPRAHADPAPFVQVTNLGDSSVDFLVRVWCNASDYFSFRADMTRQVKEALDAGGVDIPFPTRTMIQASN; this is encoded by the coding sequence ATGGATTCAATGCTGACCACCGAGATCTGGCAGGGTAAATCCCTCGCGGACCTGTTGACGCTTGAATTTCTGGCCAGTGCCGCCGGGTCGATACTGGGCGCAATCGTTATTCTGTTACTGGGGTGGATCGTTTCGGCGTGGTTGCAAAGGCGGGTCGCCAATCTGGGCCGCAAGAACAAACATCTGGATGAGATGTTGTTCGATTTTCTGGCGTCGATTGTGCGCTATGTGGTGCTGGGCTTTACGCTGTTGTTTGTACTCAACACTTTCGGGGTTCAGACAACCTCGGTGGTGGCAGTTATCGGTGCTGCCGGTCTGGCGATTGGTCTGGCATTGCAGGGAACATTATCGAACGTCGCGGCAGGGGTGATGTTGATCCTGTTCCGCCCGATTAAGATAGGTGATTTCGTTGAAGTTGCTGATGAGATGGGGACGGTGAAACAGATCAATCTGAACTTCACCGAACTGGCGGATCTAAGCAACGTTCAGGTCATCGTGCCCAACTCCGAAGTTTGGGGCAATGTGATCACCAATTATTCCACCAACGACAAACGCCGGGCGGAATGGACCTTTGGCGTGGGGTATGGTGCCAACCTCAAGGATGCCGAAACCATTATCCGTGATACCATCATGGCAGATCCACGCGCCCATGCGGACCCTGCACCCTTTGTACAGGTGACAAACCTTGGTGATAGCTCAGTCGATTTTCTGGTGCGAGTCTGGTGCAATGCCAGCGATTATTTCTCGTTTCGCGCGGATATGACGCGTCAGGTCAAAGAGGCGCTGGACGCCGGTGGCGTGGATATTCCGTTCCCGACACGGACCATGATCCAAGCCTCCAACTAA
- a CDS encoding type I secretion system permease/ATPase translates to MSAQSAHSGHEELRAIRHRSRGLLWSVGLFSLFANLLMLTGPMYMLQVYDRVLGSGSVETLVALSLLVVVLFAAMAVFDSVRAKTMARIGMRFQRDLDDRVFDAVVRKSAVSADAQARAGFAHLDAVQRLLAAPVVIAGFDLPWTVIFFGVIFVFHPYLGWMAVGGAATLVSITIANQLLSKRAQARAGQFAQQADAVAEQVISEAETIEALGMREAALAHWKTDRNVAQAEQMRASDVGSSFSALTRTLRLFLQSAMLGMGAWLVLGNQMTPGGMMAGSILLGRALSPIETLVHHWPVVQQGVQGWHHLAGLLSGVPVEEPRLPLPDPAARLTVNALTVVPPGDRKAVLKAVSFHATPGQAVGVIGPSGTGKSSLARALTGVWRPAGGDIRLDGATLDQYGADRLGQHIGYLPQRIQLFDGTVAQNIARLAKTPDETKVVEAAKRAAAHDMILELPQGYDTVVKGGLLRLSGGQMQRIALARALYGAPVVLVLDEPNANLDNAGSQALNEAIRGVKARGGVVLIMAHRPAAIQECEMLLVLDKGVRVAFGPKDEVLSGMVKNVQAIQRPRKAAGMA, encoded by the coding sequence ATGAGTGCGCAATCGGCCCATAGCGGACATGAGGAGCTGCGGGCGATCCGGCACCGCAGTCGCGGGCTGTTGTGGTCTGTCGGATTGTTCAGCCTGTTTGCGAATCTGCTGATGTTGACCGGTCCGATGTATATGCTTCAGGTCTATGACCGTGTGCTGGGTTCTGGATCGGTCGAGACATTGGTGGCGCTGTCGCTTCTGGTGGTTGTTCTATTTGCGGCAATGGCCGTGTTTGATTCGGTGCGGGCCAAAACCATGGCACGGATTGGCATGCGGTTTCAGCGCGATCTGGATGATCGCGTTTTTGACGCCGTGGTGCGCAAATCTGCTGTGAGTGCCGATGCGCAGGCACGCGCGGGTTTTGCCCATCTTGATGCGGTGCAACGGCTGTTGGCAGCGCCTGTGGTCATTGCAGGGTTTGATCTGCCGTGGACGGTGATTTTCTTTGGGGTCATCTTTGTGTTTCATCCCTATCTGGGCTGGATGGCCGTTGGGGGTGCGGCGACATTGGTCAGCATCACCATCGCCAATCAGCTGTTGTCCAAACGGGCGCAGGCCCGCGCGGGACAATTTGCACAACAGGCCGATGCCGTGGCAGAGCAGGTCATATCAGAGGCTGAGACCATCGAGGCTCTGGGCATGCGAGAGGCTGCTCTCGCCCATTGGAAAACCGATCGTAATGTGGCGCAGGCCGAACAGATGCGGGCCTCTGACGTGGGCAGTAGCTTCTCAGCACTGACTCGTACGCTGCGGCTGTTTCTGCAATCTGCAATGCTTGGCATGGGGGCCTGGCTGGTGCTGGGCAATCAGATGACACCGGGCGGAATGATGGCGGGGTCAATCCTTTTGGGCCGCGCCCTATCGCCGATTGAAACGCTGGTGCATCACTGGCCGGTTGTACAACAGGGGGTACAGGGCTGGCATCATCTGGCGGGCCTTTTGTCCGGGGTGCCGGTGGAGGAACCGCGCTTGCCGTTGCCGGATCCTGCGGCGCGGTTGACGGTGAATGCCCTGACCGTGGTGCCGCCGGGGGACCGTAAGGCGGTGCTCAAGGCGGTCAGCTTTCACGCCACACCAGGGCAAGCCGTTGGCGTGATCGGTCCGTCAGGCACCGGCAAATCCAGTCTGGCGCGGGCGCTGACCGGCGTCTGGCGACCGGCGGGCGGGGATATTCGGCTGGATGGGGCCACTTTGGATCAATATGGCGCTGATCGGTTGGGGCAACATATCGGCTATCTGCCTCAGCGCATTCAGCTTTTCGACGGTACCGTGGCGCAGAACATCGCACGGCTTGCAAAAACTCCGGATGAGACCAAGGTGGTTGAGGCAGCAAAACGCGCGGCGGCCCACGACATGATCCTTGAGTTGCCCCAAGGTTATGACACTGTGGTTAAAGGCGGGCTGTTGCGCCTGTCGGGTGGGCAGATGCAGCGGATTGCGCTGGCCCGTGCGCTCTATGGTGCCCCGGTGGTTCTGGTGCTAGATGAACCGAACGCCAATCTTGATAATGCCGGCTCGCAAGCATTGAACGAGGCGATCCGGGGCGTCAAAGCGCGCGGTGGGGTCGTGTTGATCATGGCACATCGGCCCGCGGCCATTCAGGAATGCGAAATGTTGCTGGTGCTGGATAAAGGCGTGCGGGTGGCCTTTGGCCCCAAGGATGAGGTGCTGTCGGGCATGGTCAAAAATGTGCAGGCGATTCAGCGCCCGCGCAAGGCGGCGGGCATGGCATGA
- a CDS encoding glycerophosphodiester phosphodiesterase family protein: protein MTLSRLFYDVPLAHRALHDVNDGRPENSRAAIRAAIAAGYGIEIDVQLSADGAAMVFHDYALDRLTGQTGPVRLRGASELAKIPLTGGEESIPDLTEVLALVAGQVPLLVELKDQDGGMGPDIGPLEHAVADALAGYAGPLAVMSFNPHSVARMAQLLPDVPRGIVTSAYRYNDWPLPRATCDHLRAIPDYDRTGACFISHEVDDLSAPRVAALKEQGAMICCWTVRSAAQEQEARKIADNITFEGYTAARSA, encoded by the coding sequence ATGACCCTGTCGCGTCTGTTCTACGACGTTCCGCTGGCGCATCGGGCGCTGCATGATGTGAACGATGGCCGCCCCGAAAACAGCCGTGCGGCGATCCGCGCGGCGATTGCTGCGGGCTATGGAATTGAAATTGATGTCCAGCTCAGTGCGGATGGTGCGGCCATGGTGTTTCACGATTATGCGCTTGACCGGCTGACCGGACAAACGGGACCGGTCCGTTTGCGCGGGGCGAGTGAACTGGCAAAAATCCCGCTGACAGGCGGGGAGGAGAGCATCCCGGATCTGACCGAGGTGCTGGCCTTGGTCGCCGGGCAGGTGCCCTTGCTGGTCGAGCTGAAAGATCAAGACGGTGGTATGGGCCCGGATATTGGCCCGCTTGAACACGCGGTGGCGGATGCTTTGGCGGGATACGCAGGGCCGCTGGCGGTGATGTCATTCAACCCCCATTCCGTGGCCCGCATGGCGCAATTGCTGCCGGATGTGCCGCGCGGGATTGTGACCAGTGCCTATCGCTACAACGACTGGCCGCTGCCACGCGCAACCTGTGATCATCTGCGCGCCATCCCGGATTACGACCGAACCGGTGCCTGTTTCATCAGCCATGAGGTGGATGATCTTTCCGCGCCGCGTGTTGCAGCGTTAAAGGAACAGGGGGCAATGATCTGTTGTTGGACCGTGCGCAGTGCTGCGCAAGAGCAAGAGGCGCGGAAAATAGCGGATAATATTACCTTTGAGGGGTACACGGCCGCGCGTAGCGCTTGA
- a CDS encoding P-II family nitrogen regulator, whose amino-acid sequence MKLIIATIKPFKLEEVREALTDAGVRGLMVTEIKGFGAQSGHTEIYRGAEYVVNFVPKIKLELVVADGIADQIVEVISRTAQTGKIGDGKIFVIDVEQAVRVRTGETGDDAI is encoded by the coding sequence GTGAAACTCATCATTGCAACAATCAAACCATTCAAGCTGGAGGAGGTCCGCGAGGCGCTGACCGACGCGGGTGTCCGCGGGCTGATGGTGACGGAAATCAAAGGGTTTGGCGCGCAGTCCGGCCACACCGAAATTTACCGCGGCGCGGAATATGTCGTGAACTTCGTACCCAAGATCAAACTCGAACTGGTCGTCGCCGATGGCATTGCCGACCAGATCGTCGAGGTGATCTCGCGCACCGCCCAGACCGGCAAAATCGGGGACGGCAAAATCTTTGTGATCGACGTGGAACAAGCTGTGCGCGTGCGCACCGGCGAAACCGGCGACGACGCAATCTAA
- a CDS encoding 4a-hydroxytetrahydrobiopterin dehydratase: MTEKLSEETRKTVLKPLFDTGWAMVDGRDAIHKTYVFDNFVSAFGWMTQVAIWAEKWDHHPEWDNIYKTVNVTLTTHDVDGLSALDAKLARKMDGLFGGGAA, from the coding sequence ATGACAGAAAAACTAAGTGAAGAGACCCGCAAGACGGTGTTAAAGCCGTTGTTTGATACCGGGTGGGCGATGGTTGACGGGCGCGATGCGATCCACAAGACTTATGTCTTTGACAATTTTGTCTCGGCTTTTGGCTGGATGACGCAGGTTGCGATCTGGGCAGAGAAATGGGACCACCATCCGGAATGGGACAACATTTACAAGACGGTAAACGTAACCTTGACCACCCATGATGTAGACGGGTTAAGTGCTTTGGATGCCAAACTGGCGCGCAAAATGGATGGGCTGTTTGGCGGAGGTGCTGCCTGA
- a CDS encoding HlyD family type I secretion periplasmic adaptor subunit yields the protein MSDETLPRLSAKPQILIGLTTILALAVGLFYWAVTARITGAVIAPGTVEVDRHRQIVQHPTGGVAAAIHVRDGQLVRQGEVLLVLDTSQQQGELAFAQSQLFELTARQNRFTAAQAALETVKFDPWLLAQSNDNPVLTSVLEGQRALFQASRRTIGIERTKLENRKDQIAAQIAGIDAQEAALLRQLDLIARELATQRALRERKLTSASAVIELERQEASLSGSLGEVMANRAAAAQRLLETDLELGRLLSQHLEQGLSTARDLDAPMRQYRRDIGRLKDEIAKARIAAPVSGIVYGMTLRTAGAVLRPAEPVLFLIPQDRPLIVAMRVDPKHIDQVARGQRVKLRLSALDQRITPEVWGTISRWSADAMTDDAGGSSYYRAEVVLPANELHRLPEDIRLLPGMPVEAFIRTGDASPMAYMIKPVADYFARAFRES from the coding sequence ATGAGTGATGAAACACTGCCACGGCTGTCAGCAAAGCCGCAGATATTGATCGGGCTGACCACAATTCTGGCGCTGGCTGTGGGGCTGTTTTACTGGGCGGTGACGGCGCGCATCACCGGTGCTGTCATTGCCCCCGGCACTGTTGAGGTTGATCGGCATCGCCAGATTGTGCAGCATCCCACCGGTGGTGTCGCAGCGGCCATTCATGTGCGCGATGGGCAGCTGGTGCGGCAAGGTGAGGTGCTGCTGGTGCTGGACACCAGTCAGCAACAGGGGGAACTGGCCTTTGCCCAGTCACAACTGTTTGAGCTGACGGCCCGGCAGAACCGTTTCACCGCAGCGCAGGCCGCGCTGGAAACCGTCAAGTTTGACCCGTGGCTGTTGGCGCAAAGCAACGACAATCCGGTTTTGACCTCTGTCCTGGAAGGCCAGCGGGCGCTGTTTCAGGCATCCCGGCGCACCATTGGCATCGAAAGGACCAAACTGGAGAATCGTAAAGACCAGATCGCAGCACAGATCGCCGGTATCGATGCGCAGGAAGCCGCTTTGCTGCGGCAATTGGATTTGATCGCCCGCGAACTGGCGACGCAAAGAGCTCTGCGCGAACGCAAGTTGACCTCGGCCAGCGCGGTCATTGAATTGGAGAGGCAGGAAGCCAGTTTAAGCGGGTCTTTGGGAGAGGTCATGGCCAATCGGGCAGCGGCGGCGCAGCGCTTGCTTGAGACTGACCTTGAACTGGGGCGGCTGCTCTCTCAGCATCTGGAGCAAGGCCTGTCGACGGCACGTGATCTGGATGCGCCCATGCGCCAATATCGCCGTGACATCGGCAGGCTAAAGGATGAAATTGCAAAGGCGCGGATCGCTGCGCCGGTTTCCGGGATCGTTTACGGCATGACCCTGCGCACAGCGGGGGCCGTGCTGCGCCCCGCCGAACCTGTGTTGTTCCTTATTCCACAGGATCGTCCGCTGATTGTTGCGATGCGGGTTGATCCGAAACATATAGATCAGGTGGCACGGGGCCAACGCGTCAAACTGCGCCTCTCGGCACTGGATCAGCGGATCACGCCCGAGGTCTGGGGCACTATCAGCCGGTGGTCTGCGGACGCAATGACAGATGACGCGGGCGGTTCGTCCTATTATCGCGCTGAGGTGGTTCTGCCCGCGAACGAATTGCACCGTTTGCCCGAAGACATACGCCTGCTGCCCGGCATGCCGGTTGAGGCATTTATCCGTACCGGTGATGCCTCTCCGATGGCCTATATGATCAAGCCGGTGGCGGATTATTTCGCCCGGGCATTTCGCGAAAGCTAG
- the amt gene encoding ammonium transporter → MTLSKKLLLTAAAITLPQMGLAQDTEAAAVTAEMVWIMNTLLFLIGGFLVFFMAAGFAMLEGGLVRSKNVTMQMTKNVALFSLATIAYWAFGYNLMYPLGTWSVEGVLSGVFGFGVLEAVGIDLAGADDGEYASTGSDFFFQLMFCAATASIVSGALAERIKLWPFLVFVVVLTGVIYPLQASWKWGGGFLDNMGFLDFAGSTVVHSVGGWAALAGALILGPRIGKYKDGRVNPMPGSNLALATLGMFILWLGWFGFNGGSQLAMGSVGDIADVSRIFANTNAAAAGGAVVALILTQLLYKKPDLTMVLNGALAGLVSITAEPLTPSLGMATLIGGIGGVIVVFAVPLLDKLKIDDVVGAIPVHLCAGIWGTIAVVLTNPEASLGTQLYSIIVVGVFAFVASGAVWFILKATMGIRVSEEAEINGLDMAELGMDAYPEFSKS, encoded by the coding sequence ATGACATTGTCGAAAAAACTACTTCTCACGGCGGCGGCCATCACCCTACCGCAAATGGGCTTGGCGCAAGATACCGAAGCAGCAGCCGTCACCGCCGAAATGGTCTGGATCATGAATACATTGCTGTTCCTGATCGGCGGCTTTCTAGTATTCTTCATGGCGGCAGGTTTTGCCATGCTTGAGGGCGGCCTGGTGCGGTCCAAAAACGTAACCATGCAGATGACCAAAAACGTGGCGCTGTTTTCGCTGGCTACCATCGCCTATTGGGCCTTCGGCTACAACCTGATGTATCCCTTGGGCACATGGTCGGTTGAAGGCGTCCTATCCGGCGTCTTCGGCTTTGGCGTACTGGAAGCCGTCGGGATCGACCTGGCTGGTGCAGATGATGGTGAATATGCCTCGACCGGTTCCGACTTTTTCTTCCAATTGATGTTCTGTGCGGCCACGGCCTCAATCGTATCCGGCGCGCTGGCTGAACGGATCAAACTCTGGCCCTTCCTTGTGTTCGTTGTTGTGCTAACCGGTGTGATCTATCCGCTGCAGGCATCGTGGAAATGGGGCGGCGGCTTCCTTGACAACATGGGTTTCCTTGATTTTGCCGGTTCTACCGTTGTGCATTCTGTCGGAGGCTGGGCCGCTTTGGCCGGGGCGCTGATCCTGGGGCCACGCATCGGTAAATACAAAGATGGCCGCGTCAATCCGATGCCCGGTTCCAATTTGGCGCTGGCCACCTTGGGCATGTTCATCCTGTGGCTTGGCTGGTTCGGCTTTAACGGGGGGTCACAGCTGGCCATGGGCTCGGTTGGTGATATCGCTGACGTGTCGCGCATTTTTGCCAACACAAATGCCGCCGCTGCCGGTGGTGCCGTGGTCGCACTGATCCTGACACAGCTGCTGTACAAAAAACCTGACCTTACAATGGTCCTGAACGGTGCGCTGGCCGGTCTGGTGTCGATCACAGCAGAGCCGCTGACGCCAAGCCTTGGCATGGCCACGCTGATCGGTGGTATCGGCGGTGTGATCGTTGTCTTTGCGGTGCCATTGCTCGACAAGCTCAAGATTGACGATGTGGTCGGCGCGATCCCGGTACACCTCTGTGCGGGCATCTGGGGCACAATTGCCGTGGTTCTGACCAACCCGGAGGCCAGCCTTGGCACACAGCTCTATTCCATCATCGTTGTTGGTGTCTTTGCCTTCGTCGCCTCTGGTGCGGTCTGGTTTATCCTCAAAGCCACCATGGGCATCCGCGTCAGCGAAGAGGCGGAGATCAACGGGTTGGACATGGCCGAATTGGGCATGGACGCCTATCCTGAGTTCTCCAAGAGCTAA
- a CDS encoding RidA family protein: MNTTDRLTELGVTLPDAPAPAANYVPFVQVGNLVYVSGQIANGPDGLIKGKLGDGMSVEEGAAAARSCAISLLAQVKAACDGDIERLVRVVKLTGFVNSTPDFTEQPQVINGCSDFLGDVLGDKGRHARAAVSAPSLPMGVAVEIDGIFEIS, encoded by the coding sequence ATGAACACTACCGACCGTCTGACCGAACTGGGGGTGACCCTGCCTGATGCGCCTGCGCCCGCGGCAAACTATGTGCCATTTGTTCAGGTCGGAAACCTTGTTTACGTCTCTGGCCAAATTGCCAACGGGCCGGATGGGTTGATCAAAGGAAAGCTGGGGGATGGCATGTCGGTGGAAGAGGGTGCCGCCGCAGCAAGATCCTGCGCGATCAGCCTGCTGGCACAGGTCAAGGCGGCCTGTGACGGTGATATTGAACGGCTGGTGCGGGTGGTGAAGCTGACCGGATTTGTGAATTCAACACCGGATTTCACCGAACAGCCGCAGGTCATCAATGGCTGTTCCGACTTTCTGGGGGACGTCTTGGGCGACAAGGGGCGGCATGCGCGGGCTGCGGTCTCGGCGCCGTCGCTGCCCATGGGCGTCGCGGTTGAAATCGACGGTATCTTTGAAATCTCATGA
- a CDS encoding transglycosylase domain-containing protein — protein MSDTPKRKRPLVADKRYASKTRTTAKKPAKKAAPARRKAPKKRAKRSGITGFLTAIISWVLRLIWKITWRLTAVVCLALALAVGYHYTTLPPLEALLDGRASGSVTMLDRNGAVFARRGDQFGGVVTANSVSPHLKNAVIATEDKRFYRHFGVSPRGIASAVRINLSEGRGPLSGHGGSTITQQVAKLLCLGEPYDPSAGISEKQYEANCRRNSIQRKAKEALFSMAMEAKYSKDDILSIYLNRAYMGGGAYGAEAAAQRFFSKSAASLNPAESAMLAGLLTAPTTLSPTNNLDRSQNRAATVIRLMRDQGYLTQAEADAAQASPAELSAEAEAQVGGYFADWMISEIPDFMRSTTSDMQIKTTLDQRIQLAAEEGLNWVFENKVREGSKAQAAIVIMSADGAVRAMVGGRKAKVSGVFNRATQALRQTGSAFKPFVYAAALDLGYSPNDLIEDAPYCQNIPGSGEWCPRNYTNTFKGLVTLTEALKNSLNIPAVKISESVGRELVSRVASQFGIESDLAAGPALALGASESTLTEMTGAFAGILNGGSSVTPYGLVELTIMGDQEPLMGRGGGIGERVIQESAARQLVYMMEKVISEGTGKRAQFDGRELAGKTGTTSAAKDAWFIGFSADYVAGVWMGYDDNTPLKGVTGGGLPTDIWREAMMRIHAGLPHNPLPMDAPVPQSGLGDTQPAPAPQPRRNEGTIIDQVLRDIFGGSGSGSSGRAPSGGDR, from the coding sequence ATGAGTGATACACCAAAGCGTAAACGTCCCTTGGTGGCGGATAAACGGTATGCGTCCAAAACCCGGACCACCGCAAAGAAACCGGCCAAAAAAGCCGCGCCGGCCCGTCGCAAGGCCCCCAAAAAACGTGCAAAGCGCAGTGGTATTACCGGTTTTCTGACAGCCATCATTTCATGGGTGTTGCGCCTGATCTGGAAGATCACCTGGCGGCTGACGGCCGTTGTTTGCCTCGCTTTGGCGCTCGCGGTTGGATATCATTACACAACCTTGCCGCCGCTTGAGGCCTTGCTGGATGGGCGTGCCAGCGGATCTGTGACGATGCTGGACCGCAATGGTGCGGTGTTTGCGCGGCGTGGTGATCAATTTGGCGGGGTGGTCACGGCAAATTCTGTCTCACCTCACTTGAAGAACGCTGTGATTGCTACCGAGGACAAGCGGTTTTACCGCCATTTCGGTGTCAGCCCGCGCGGCATCGCCTCTGCTGTGCGGATCAACCTGTCTGAAGGGCGCGGCCCCTTGTCCGGGCACGGGGGGTCGACGATCACCCAGCAGGTCGCCAAGCTGCTCTGTCTGGGCGAACCTTATGACCCTTCGGCAGGCATCTCTGAAAAGCAATATGAGGCCAACTGCCGCCGCAACTCGATCCAGCGCAAAGCAAAAGAAGCGCTGTTTTCGATGGCGATGGAGGCGAAATACTCCAAGGATGACATCCTGTCGATCTATCTGAACCGCGCCTATATGGGTGGTGGTGCCTATGGTGCCGAGGCTGCAGCACAGCGGTTTTTCAGCAAATCGGCCGCCAGCCTGAACCCGGCAGAAAGCGCGATGCTGGCGGGGTTGCTGACCGCGCCGACAACCCTGTCGCCGACAAATAACCTTGATCGGTCGCAGAACCGTGCGGCAACGGTGATCCGCCTGATGCGGGATCAGGGATATTTGACACAGGCCGAAGCGGATGCAGCACAGGCCTCCCCGGCAGAACTGTCCGCCGAGGCAGAAGCACAGGTGGGCGGGTATTTTGCGGATTGGATGATTTCGGAAATACCCGATTTCATGCGCTCCACCACCTCTGACATGCAGATCAAGACGACACTGGACCAGCGCATCCAATTGGCCGCCGAAGAGGGGCTGAACTGGGTGTTTGAAAACAAAGTGCGCGAAGGGTCCAAGGCGCAGGCCGCTATTGTGATCATGTCAGCGGACGGGGCGGTGCGTGCAATGGTGGGGGGGCGTAAAGCCAAAGTGTCTGGTGTGTTCAACCGCGCGACCCAGGCCCTGCGCCAGACCGGATCGGCGTTCAAACCCTTTGTCTATGCGGCAGCACTTGATCTGGGGTATTCGCCCAATGACCTGATCGAGGACGCCCCCTATTGCCAGAACATTCCGGGGTCCGGTGAATGGTGCCCGCGCAACTATACCAACACTTTCAAAGGGTTGGTGACGCTGACGGAGGCGTTGAAAAACTCTTTGAACATTCCGGCGGTCAAGATTTCCGAAAGTGTGGGCCGTGAATTGGTCAGCCGGGTGGCGTCGCAGTTCGGTATCGAAAGTGATCTGGCCGCGGGTCCGGCACTGGCGCTTGGCGCATCGGAAAGCACACTGACCGAAATGACCGGTGCCTTCGCTGGGATTCTGAATGGCGGATCTTCGGTGACGCCTTATGGCTTGGTTGAGCTGACGATCATGGGGGATCAGGAACCCCTGATGGGGCGGGGCGGCGGCATAGGCGAGCGGGTGATTCAGGAAAGCGCGGCACGCCAGCTGGTCTATATGATGGAAAAGGTGATCTCGGAAGGGACGGGGAAGCGGGCGCAGTTTGACGGGCGCGAGCTGGCCGGGAAAACCGGCACAACCTCAGCGGCAAAAGACGCCTGGTTCATTGGGTTCTCCGCGGATTATGTCGCAGGTGTCTGGATGGGATATGATGACAACACACCTCTAAAAGGGGTGACGGGAGGCGGGTTGCCCACCGATATCTGGCGTGAAGCGATGATGCGGATTCACGCTGGGCTGCCGCACAACCCGCTGCCAATGGACGCGCCGGTTCCGCAAAGCGGCCTAGGTGATACACAACCCGCGCCTGCACCTCAGCCAAGACGCAATGAAGGCACGATCATTGATCAGGTCTTGCGCGATATCTTTGGTGGCAGTGGCTCGGGCAGTTCGGGTCGCGCGCCCAGTGGCGGGGACAGGTAA